Part of the Shewanella eurypsychrophilus genome is shown below.
AAGTGGTTGTCGATACTCGTCGAATGGGGGGAGGATTTGGTGGTAAAGAGACCCAGGCTGCACCTTGGGCTTGTATTGCCGCCTTGCTTGCTAATGAGAGTAAACGTCCGGTTAAATTTAAACTCAATCGCGCAGATGATATCTGTATGACAGGTAAGCGTCACCCGTTCGAGAATGAATATACCGTTGGATTTGATAACCAGGGTCAAATCAAAGGCATTAATATTACCGTTAATGGTAACTGTGGATATTCCCCCGATCTCTCCGATGCGATTGTCGATAGGGCCATGTTTCACTCCGACAATGCGTACTTCTTAGATCAAGCAACAATTACCGGTAATCGCTGTAAGCTTAATACCGTGTCTCATACCGCTTATCGTGGATTTGGCGGCCCCCAGGGCATGATGACCATTGAGATGGTGATGGACGATATCGCTCGCCATCTAGGAAAAGATCCCCTCGAGATCCGCAAGATCAATCTCTACGGCAAAGATGAACGTAACGAAACTCACTACCATCAAATCGTTGAACACAACAAGATCGCTGAATTGATTTCGTCCTTAGAAGAGAGTGCTGATTATCGCGTCCGTCGCGAAAGCATTGAGCTGTTCAATAGTGAAAACAGCATCTTGAAAAAAGGAATTGCGTTAACGCCGGTTAAATTCGGGATCTCTTTTACCGTTCAGCATCTAAACCAAGCTGGCGCACTCATTAATGTGTACACAGATGGCACCATTTTGCTTAATCATGGTGGCACTGAGATGGGCCAAGGCTTATTCACTAAAGTCGCTCAAATTGTCGCTGAGGAGTTTCAAATTGACGCTGATACCATAGGTGTTTCGGCAACTCGGACAGATAAAGTCCCTAACACCTCGCCAACAGCGGCGTCATCGGGTACCGACTTAAATGGCAAGGCCGCACAAGCCGCAGCCAGAATTATCAAGCAACGTCTGATTGACTTTGCCTGTGAAAAATACAGTGTCACCGAAAGTGAAGTCAGTTTTGTTGAGAACCAAGTACGGGTAGGGACTGAGTGTTTCAGCTTTGCTGAATTTATTCAGCAAGCCTACATCGGCCGTGTTTCCCTGTCGGCGACCGGTTTCTATAAGACGCCAAAAATTCATTTCGATAGAGCCACAGGTAAGGGTCATCCCTTTTTCTACTACTCAACGGGTGCGGCGGTATCTGAGGTTTTGATTGATACCTTAACCGGCGAATACCGACTACTGCGCGCTGATATTCTCCAAGATGTGGGTCATTCATTGAATCCCGCCATCGATATTGGCCAAATTGAAGGCGCCTTCATTCAAGGTATGGGCTGGTTAACGACTGAAGAGCTGGTATGGAACGACAAGGGTCGCTTGCTCTCGAACAACCCTGCAACCTACAAAATTCCCGCGATCAGCGATGCACCCGCTGATTTTAGGGTCGACTTAGTGCCTGACGATCCTAACCGCGAGCAGACTATCTATAACTCTAAGGCCGTAGGTGAGCCGCCATTTATGTTAGGGATGTCAGTGTGGTCTGCACTTAAAGATGCTATTTCAAGTGTCTCAAATCATAAGTTAAGCCCCGCGCTTGATACACCTGCAACCCCAGAGAAGGTACTTTGGGCCGTTGAAGCGATGAAAGCAGGTCGTAAAACGAGTGCTTAAGCTTGATGTTTTTAAACTAACTCAGCTTTAGGCAGATATTTAGTAATGCTCAAGGCTGGATGTAAACACATATCCAACATAGGAGAAATGCAGATGGTACCCACTAACTGGAACAAAGCCGCTTTTGAATTAAGTCAGCAAGGTAGAGCTTATGTATTAGTTACTTTGGTGGGGGTGTCGGGTTCTACGCCAAGAAACAGTGGCACAAAAATGGTGATCTCTAAAGATGACATTTTTGACACTATAGGTGGCGGACACCTTGAGCATAAAAGTATCAAACACGCTCACAAGATGTTGGCAGCAGGTAAGAGCTGCCAACACTTAGAGCACTTTCAACTCGGAACGAATTTAGGCCAATGTTGCGGTGGTAATGCCAGTGTGATGTTTGAGTGTTTTGCGTCAGTCGGGGTCAATATCATGGTATTTGGGGCTGGTCATGTCGGTAAGGCGCTGGTCGCCATACTCGCGGGCTTACCATGCCAGGTGACTTGGGTTGATAGTCGAGCAGAGCAGTTCCCTGCCGATGTTGAAAATTATCATAATGTCACCAAAGTCATCAGTGAGGAGCCAGAGTTTGAAGTCGCCTCTATGCCTGAAAATAGTTACTTTGTGGTAATGACTCATAACCACCAGATGGATTTTGAGATCTCTCAAGCTATCCTCAAGCGTGGGGACTTCCATTATCTAGGCCTTATCGCGTCTGGTACCAAATGGCGTCGTTTTCAGCAGCGTTATAAGCACAGAGAGATAGACCCAAACCAAGTTGCGCGAATGAGTTGCCCAATAGGTCTTGAGCAAGTGGGCGGCAAATTACCGATGGAAGTGGCGGTGTCAGTATCGGGTGAGATCATTAACCTCTATCAAGCTGAGCAAAAGGTCGCTGAACAAGGAGCCGCTGAGCAGAAAAAAGCCATTGATGCCATTGATAGTCAAACCCAAACTCCTGAACTGGCGAAGATGGCTAAAGCTCGCCCCACATCGCAGCAGGGGATCTACTGGAAAGAGTTTAAGGAGTTACTCAATACAGATTAACAAGGCTGAGTACCCCACTGAACATGCAATTGTTAGCAAGTGCAGTATTATTTTTTAGAAAGAATCAATAGGAGTCGCAAGGTGTCGCATTTTGCCTTACAGAGTAACAAGGTTATTTTAAATACCAGCCACAATAATCAGGTGAGCCATGAGATGCTTGCTGCCTGTATTGAGGTAAAAGACGAGCTGATTGTTGCCATTCACCCTTATGGACAAGCACTAGACTGCGAGGTTCTCGATTATGGCGACCGTGTCATTATGCCCGGTCTTGTCGACTCTCATGTGCACATTAATGAGCCGGGTCGCACTGAGTGGGAAGGCTTTAATACCGCCACTCAAGCTGCGGCAGCTGGCGGCATTACCGCACTGGTTGATATGCCACTGAACTGCATTCCTGTGACGACCACCAAAGCGGCATTTGAAGAGAAGCTTAACGCAGTCGATGACAAGTTATGGGTCGATTGTGGTTTTTGGGGTGGGGTTATTCCGCAAAATATCGGTGATCTGGACGAGCTGCTTAATGCTGGCGTGTTAGGCGTTAAGTCTTTCCTCATTGATTCAGGTATCGAAGAGTTTCCCAATGTGGAAGCGAAAGACATACGTGCAGCTATGCCTATCTTAGCAAAGCACGATGTGCCGTATCTTATCCATGCAGAAATCGATTGTGGTGGCTTTAATGATGTGGTTATTAATGACAAATATAATAGTTTTTTAGCATCTCGTCCTAAGAGCTGGGAAAATGAAGCTATTTCCTTAATGCTTGATATGGCTAGAGAATCAAAAGAGAAGGGCGATAACTGTAGAGTTCATATCGTCCATCTTTCATCGGATGAAGGGTTAGAATCCATTGCGACGGCTAAAAAAGAAGGTTTACGTTTTACCGCTGAAACCTGCCCGCATTATCTGACCATAGCATCAGAGAATATTCCCGATGGCAAAACCTTGTTCAAGTGTTGTCCACCCATCCGTGAAAACAGTAACCGTGAGCATTTATGGCAAGCCATAAGCGATGGTCGATTAGACTTTATCGTCTCAGATCACTCACCTTGTACCCCAGAGCTTAAACACATAGACAGTGGCGATATAGAAAAAGCATGGGGTGGAATTTCAGCGCTGCAGTTTGGTTTACCACTTATCTGGACCGAAGCTAAAGAACGCGGTTTCACCTTAGTAGACTTAACTCGCTTGATGTCGAGTGAAACGGCTAAGTTTGCTGGACTAGACAGCATTAAAGGCCAAATAAGTGTCGGGTTTCATGCCGATTTCTTAGTCTTTGATCCCGAGCACAGCTACACCATCACCAATGAGATGATCAAACATCGTCACAACATTACTCCCTACGCAGGGCGCACGGTAACGGGTCAAGTACAA
Proteins encoded:
- the xdhC gene encoding xanthine dehydrogenase accessory protein XdhC, which codes for MVPTNWNKAAFELSQQGRAYVLVTLVGVSGSTPRNSGTKMVISKDDIFDTIGGGHLEHKSIKHAHKMLAAGKSCQHLEHFQLGTNLGQCCGGNASVMFECFASVGVNIMVFGAGHVGKALVAILAGLPCQVTWVDSRAEQFPADVENYHNVTKVISEEPEFEVASMPENSYFVVMTHNHQMDFEISQAILKRGDFHYLGLIASGTKWRRFQQRYKHREIDPNQVARMSCPIGLEQVGGKLPMEVAVSVSGEIINLYQAEQKVAEQGAAEQKKAIDAIDSQTQTPELAKMAKARPTSQQGIYWKEFKELLNTD
- the xdhB gene encoding xanthine dehydrogenase molybdopterin binding subunit; translation: MRSLIEINKANLADTSLRSVGLGGVGRSKKHESAEKHVSGEAIYIDDRPELRGQLHAAVGQSTIAHGNIISMDLSAVKAAEGVIAVITVDNVPGHTDIGPVFPGDPVLAIGKVEYVGQPLFAVAATSHDLANRAVKLAKVEYEELEAVLTVKDALAKQSFVRPPYSMKRGDSEAAITHAEHQLSGQINVGGQEHFYLEGQISTAEPTEDGGMLVFSSSQHPSEVQKLVAEVLDISLNKVVVDTRRMGGGFGGKETQAAPWACIAALLANESKRPVKFKLNRADDICMTGKRHPFENEYTVGFDNQGQIKGINITVNGNCGYSPDLSDAIVDRAMFHSDNAYFLDQATITGNRCKLNTVSHTAYRGFGGPQGMMTIEMVMDDIARHLGKDPLEIRKINLYGKDERNETHYHQIVEHNKIAELISSLEESADYRVRRESIELFNSENSILKKGIALTPVKFGISFTVQHLNQAGALINVYTDGTILLNHGGTEMGQGLFTKVAQIVAEEFQIDADTIGVSATRTDKVPNTSPTAASSGTDLNGKAAQAAARIIKQRLIDFACEKYSVTESEVSFVENQVRVGTECFSFAEFIQQAYIGRVSLSATGFYKTPKIHFDRATGKGHPFFYYSTGAAVSEVLIDTLTGEYRLLRADILQDVGHSLNPAIDIGQIEGAFIQGMGWLTTEELVWNDKGRLLSNNPATYKIPAISDAPADFRVDLVPDDPNREQTIYNSKAVGEPPFMLGMSVWSALKDAISSVSNHKLSPALDTPATPEKVLWAVEAMKAGRKTSA
- the allB gene encoding allantoinase AllB, with product MSHFALQSNKVILNTSHNNQVSHEMLAACIEVKDELIVAIHPYGQALDCEVLDYGDRVIMPGLVDSHVHINEPGRTEWEGFNTATQAAAAGGITALVDMPLNCIPVTTTKAAFEEKLNAVDDKLWVDCGFWGGVIPQNIGDLDELLNAGVLGVKSFLIDSGIEEFPNVEAKDIRAAMPILAKHDVPYLIHAEIDCGGFNDVVINDKYNSFLASRPKSWENEAISLMLDMARESKEKGDNCRVHIVHLSSDEGLESIATAKKEGLRFTAETCPHYLTIASENIPDGKTLFKCCPPIRENSNREHLWQAISDGRLDFIVSDHSPCTPELKHIDSGDIEKAWGGISALQFGLPLIWTEAKERGFTLVDLTRLMSSETAKFAGLDSIKGQISVGFHADFLVFDPEHSYTITNEMIKHRHNITPYAGRTVTGQVQHTFVRGHHVYQQDEFINAPVGRPLLKGRL